The following proteins are co-located in the Wenzhouxiangella marina genome:
- a CDS encoding class I SAM-dependent methyltransferase — MSSRDPSLSLPEPPSELLALSEQLCTRIVKAIEADGFLSFDAYMSMALYEPGLGYYVNGLHKFGASGDFVTAPEQGRLFARSLARQIDELGAELDEDWTLLELGAGSGALARDLLQSLDAAPARYLILEPSAALRAVQQETLSALDEQLQARVEWIATPPEEDFEGVVLANEVLDALPVRAFEIGEQQVLERGVELRQGQLQWTSRPAGPRLVEAVKALQASLSAPLPVGYRSEINLDLAAWLETVTRPLARGLALMIDYGYPRREYYHPDRSEGTLVCHYRHRAHFDPFVWPGLTDLSSFVDFTAVAEAGADAGLDVLGFSSQAGFLLSLGIQDALASARDEREHLALAGEIKRLTLPAEMGEKFKVIALGRGLDLPLRGFSLMDQLARL; from the coding sequence ATGTCATCACGTGATCCTTCTCTGAGTCTGCCCGAGCCGCCGTCCGAACTGCTGGCGCTGAGCGAACAATTGTGCACGAGGATCGTCAAGGCCATCGAAGCGGACGGTTTCCTGAGCTTCGATGCCTACATGAGCATGGCCCTGTACGAACCCGGGCTGGGCTACTACGTCAACGGCCTGCACAAGTTCGGCGCTTCTGGCGACTTCGTGACCGCGCCGGAACAGGGCCGCCTGTTCGCGCGCAGCCTGGCACGCCAGATCGATGAGCTCGGCGCCGAACTCGACGAGGACTGGACCCTGCTCGAGCTGGGCGCCGGCTCCGGTGCCCTGGCCCGCGATCTGTTGCAGAGCCTGGACGCGGCCCCGGCTCGCTACCTGATCCTCGAGCCCAGTGCAGCCCTGCGCGCCGTCCAGCAGGAGACCCTGTCGGCCCTGGACGAGCAACTCCAGGCGCGCGTGGAGTGGATCGCCACGCCACCCGAGGAGGACTTCGAGGGCGTGGTGCTGGCCAATGAAGTGCTCGACGCCCTGCCCGTTCGGGCCTTCGAGATCGGCGAACAGCAGGTCCTCGAGCGCGGCGTGGAATTGAGGCAGGGCCAGCTGCAGTGGACCAGCCGACCGGCCGGGCCCCGCCTCGTCGAGGCCGTAAAGGCGCTCCAGGCCAGCCTCTCGGCGCCCCTGCCCGTCGGCTATCGAAGCGAGATCAATCTCGACCTGGCCGCCTGGCTGGAGACGGTCACCCGCCCACTCGCACGGGGCCTGGCCCTGATGATCGACTATGGCTATCCGCGGCGCGAGTACTATCACCCGGACCGCAGCGAAGGCACGCTGGTTTGCCACTATCGCCATCGAGCGCACTTCGACCCATTCGTCTGGCCCGGCCTGACCGACCTGTCGAGCTTCGTCGACTTCACCGCCGTGGCCGAAGCGGGCGCGGACGCCGGACTGGACGTGCTGGGCTTTTCGTCGCAGGCCGGATTCCTCCTGTCCCTGGGCATCCAGGACGCGCTGGCCTCGGCCAGGGATGAGCGCGAGCATCTGGCCCTGGCCGGGGAGATCAAGCGTCTGACCCTGCCCGCGGAGATGGGTGAGAAGTTCAAGGTCATCGCGCTCGGTCGTGGCCTCGATCTGCCGCTGCGTGGCTTTTCCCTGATGGATCAGCTGGCCAGGCTCTGA
- a CDS encoding hydrolase, whose translation MSIDHPTTDNALLLLVDVQGRLARLMHESEAIIGQCRRLIQACRLLELPVVWAEQLPDKLGPTVPELTEVLDGLAPQSKSSFGCCGDTGLMQAIEASGRSRILLCGIETHVCVWQTAAALRQRDYEVHLIADAVSSRSAFNRDIGLRRMAAAGVHLSNVEMVLFELMGDAGHPKFRDVSKLLK comes from the coding sequence ATGAGCATCGATCACCCCACGACCGACAACGCCCTGTTGCTGCTGGTCGACGTGCAGGGCCGCCTGGCCCGCCTGATGCATGAATCCGAGGCGATCATCGGCCAGTGCCGCCGCCTGATCCAGGCCTGCCGCCTGCTCGAGCTGCCCGTGGTCTGGGCCGAACAGCTGCCCGACAAGCTGGGCCCGACGGTGCCGGAGTTGACGGAAGTCCTCGACGGCCTGGCCCCGCAGTCCAAGTCCAGCTTCGGCTGCTGCGGCGATACGGGCCTGATGCAGGCGATCGAAGCCAGTGGTCGTTCGCGCATCCTGCTCTGCGGCATCGAGACCCATGTCTGCGTCTGGCAGACCGCGGCGGCCCTCAGGCAGCGCGACTACGAGGTCCATCTGATCGCCGATGCCGTGTCATCTCGCTCGGCCTTCAACCGCGACATCGGCCTGCGCCGCATGGCCGCCGCCGGCGTGCACCTGAGCAATGTCGAGATGGTGCTCTTCGAACTGATGGGCGATGCCGGCCACCCGAAGTTCCGCGACGTCAGCAAGCTCCTGAAATAG
- a CDS encoding pteridine reductase — protein MTSNTGPQAGKVAIVTGAARRIGATIVEQLHGRGLDVLVHYRGSREQAEALATELNGERPGSVATVSADLADAAAPAIIVRAALDAFGRIDLLVNNASAFYPTDVDEATPEQWDELMASNLRAPYFLSRAARPHLARRGGAIVNLVDIHALVPLADHSIYCQAKAGLVMQTRALAKDLAPEIRVNAVAPGAILWPENEGSAQAAEAILEKIPLGHQGRPEDIAGAVCFLALDAPYVTGQILSVDGGRTLNM, from the coding sequence ATGACATCGAACACAGGGCCTCAGGCCGGCAAGGTGGCGATTGTAACGGGTGCGGCCCGACGCATCGGCGCCACCATCGTCGAACAGCTGCACGGGCGCGGCCTGGACGTGCTGGTGCACTATCGGGGGTCGCGCGAGCAGGCCGAAGCCCTGGCCACCGAATTGAACGGCGAGCGCCCGGGCTCGGTGGCGACGGTCAGCGCCGACCTGGCCGACGCGGCCGCGCCCGCGATCATCGTCCGCGCAGCGCTGGATGCCTTCGGTCGCATCGATCTGCTGGTCAACAACGCCTCCGCCTTCTATCCGACCGACGTGGATGAGGCCACGCCCGAGCAATGGGACGAATTGATGGCCAGCAATCTGCGCGCGCCCTATTTTCTGTCGCGCGCGGCTCGCCCGCACCTGGCCCGGCGCGGTGGGGCAATCGTCAACCTGGTCGATATTCATGCTCTGGTGCCCCTGGCCGATCACAGCATCTATTGCCAGGCCAAGGCCGGCCTGGTGATGCAGACCCGGGCCCTGGCCAAGGACCTGGCGCCCGAGATCCGCGTCAACGCCGTCGCGCCCGGCGCCATCCTCTGGCCCGAGAACGAGGGCTCGGCGCAGGCGGCGGAAGCGATTCTGGAGAAGATCCCCCTGGGCCATCAGGGCCGTCCCGAAGACATCGCCGGCGCGGTCTGCTTCCTCGCCCTGGATGCGCCCTACGTCACCGGGCAGATCCTGTCCGTGGACGGTGGGCGAACCTTGAACATGTGA